From the genome of Sporomusa sphaeroides DSM 2875:
CTCATCAATGATCAACATGGCTAGCCTTGTATAGATTTTCCAGCGTCGGTCAAGTTTGCCGATCTGCATGGCTCTTTTTCAAGTCAGTAACGAGCTGAGCCAAGCTGACGAAATGCACGGTTAGGCCTGCCCTCATTGCTCTCTAAATTTACAACAACTTACCTTTCAATTCCGCCATAACTCAATTGTGAACTTCTACTTAGCTCAAGCTGATGTTTTCTGACTATAGTTTTGTGTTTTTCCAACATCTGAGTTATGTCATTTGTTACTATATATGTAAATCCACCATCAGGTGATACAGTCATAACTAGTCCCCCCGACTTTACTCCTGACTTACGGTAAATTTGCCCAAGAAACTTAAGATATGCTGACATTTCTACCTCAGAAACTCCGACGTTTATTTCTCCGCTAGTTTCTCTAAAATTGAAAATCTGTTCTACAATCTTTTCAATAAAAGAGTCAAATGTATGTTTCTCATCTAAATAGGTATCTATTTTATCCATCTCTAAATATGGAACGGCTACAGTCTGAAACTCTTGACTGTTTGGCGTTTTCATTTGTAAAAACCAATGCGCAGACTTACTAATCTTAGTCATTTCACCTTTATTCCTAATTTCATTCCGAAGAATTTTGAGTTTTTTTTGTTCTTTTAAACTTTTATTGCTTTCTCGTTTGAATTCTATCAAAAATGATACTCCAGGAAATGATGCAAATAAATCACCAAGAGGTCTATCAGCAGGAGTCTGTTGTAATAAGTTGATACATGCTGGGAGTTGTTCCTTATCCTGGCACAAAATCCTTCCAACCTGTATTCCAAGAGTATAAATAAAATTGCCAATAAAAACATTCTCGTAAATATCGATTTGCATAGTATAGCGGCCTCCTATCTATATGCTGTAGGCAATAAATCTTATCGTATTTAGAAGTCATTACTTTTAGACCAAAAGCTCCTTTACCAGTAAACAAAAATACTCATAACTAATCTATAGTCAGCTATGAGTATTTTTTAACACAGCTTGACTTACTATGCTTTTTTACAAAAAAGCACTCCCCTTTACTGATCCCCCATCATATAGGAAATCCCTTTCTTTCATCTATTGACTAAGGCCGTGATATGTTGGAATTCACATCCAACGTCAACATTTTTAGCCGTATAGCCTCTTTCTTCATCAGTAGCATCAGATACTTGAGAACCATACTAAATAGTTTGCGCAACCGTAATTTTGTTATTGCAGAGAATCCGCAACTTACTTTCCACTCATACCAACATCTTCTTTTAGCCATTATAAATTAGCTATATAATTTTTTAAGTCATTTTTATTTTGAATATTAAAGGTGTCTTTAATTTCTTTAAAATAGCTTCTTATAGACTCCTTTTCGATAATACGGTTACATATCTCGTCCGCTTTGCATTCTCCGCGCGCGTCTCTCCAGGGATGTTCTCTATGCGTTAATTCCTCTAGATATTTTGCATCATATCGTACATACGCAAATTTAACCATTTCTAAAACACTCAATTGATCTTCATCAAAAATACTATCATCAAAATTCTCAACTTTTGGTATAGAGCTATAACCATGTTTTTTATATTGATAATATAGATTGGGAATAACCGGACCATGTACCCATGCTTGAAAATCTTCTTGAAAGAATGTTCTATCCTTTAGAGCTAAGAGCCAGGCTTGAGCATAATAGATAATTTTTTGAAGTTTAAGCGGAGTAATAACCTCTTCAGCTTCAGTATCTATCTTGGATAGAAAATATTTAGCAACGCGGACTACACCATGATCTTCAACTTCTCTAAAATCATCTATTAGTTGACTAATCCGATTAAATAATTTTCTTTGAGCAACTTCAGAAAGACTACTTTTATTTCTTTCAAATAACTCTAACATCTTATTCGGATCTTTGAGTTCCTTTAGTTGATCGCTATAAATCTTACGGGGAGTAAAACCATCTAGATATCTTATAATAGTCGCTTCCCCCCAACCCAGCAAAGAAGCTAGCGGTTTTTTACCTATCTCATAGGTTTCCAATAATTCTTCAATTTCAGCGACTTTAATTAGCCCCGCTAACTCACGGTATTGATCATTAGCTAATTTTAAGTTTTGGTCACTAATTTCAGCAATATAGACTTCATTACCGCATGACTTGCAATAAGGTATTTTTGCAAGATATTTGAAGGTTAAATTATCAATTGTAGATTCTACTTCTCTCTCCAGAAGTTCTACTTCTCTATCAGTGTCGCATTCAGGGCAGTATGTTTTCATTTTGCATCCCTCCTGGTTACATCAAGATGTAACCGTTTCTTCTTTAGTGTAAAACTCAGTTATAAGGATAATTTAAAGGGAACTCTGCTTCATGGAATGACATACAAACCACTCTCCCTCTAATTTTCAGTTTAATATATACTTGTACAGGTTTATCTACAATAGGCGGTAATATAAATTGACCAAAGATCAGAAACTCCCCGCCTATCTCTTTATTATGGTCATCATCTGTATAAGAATAATTGCTAACATCTAACCGCAATATTTCGTCACAAACCATCTGATGATTAATTCCATATTTTTCTCTAAACTCTCGTGTTTTATCTCTAATTCCTGTTTTCTGAACTATAGATAAATTATTCGGATCAGTAAGTAAATCCTTAACTTTCTGCAGGAAGTTCCCAACATCTTCCTCACCTTCCGTCCATCCTCGCTGCAAATAGATCACCGCCAATGCTGCTATTCTTTAATACTATTATATACAAATCATTATAAAAAAACAACAAAATAGTATCAAATGATACCATTTTGTTGTTTGCAAAATTTTTACTATCACGGATTCGTATCAAATTCTGTTACAGACTTCACTGAGAACCTTTCCACCTTCCAACTCAAGCGCATTCGCGGAAACAAAGGATGAAAGCCTATCATCTGCATTTTGTCCGCAAACTCTCCTAGCTTCTCCAGAAAATACTCCTGCCGTTTCTGAACAGCCTTACTGGTATCTCCCGCCTTGCCCCAAGCAATGATGATTGCATCCACACGCGCTGCCGAGGCTAAAAGCTGCTCCAAATTCTCCTGTTCGACTTCATCCTTCATGCTCTTTCTGCCGTCAACAGCCGAAAAGAGATTGACGATTTCTGCAGTGCCAAAATCCATGCGATACAGATTATTCAATACATACATGGTCGTAGGGTCAACCAGCATGCCATCAGCATAACTCGGACTGACCATCAGCACCATCGCCTTTTTCTTGTTTTTGTCCCATTCCTTCCGTAGCAAGTAGCGGTGCTTTCGGTCATCGGAAAATACCGCTTCCGTTTTAACTACACTCTTATCCGTTAGCATCTTCAATCCCTCCCGTTAGAGCTATTAATCCAGGTAAATTCTCGCGAAAAAGCTTCATAAAGGCTGTCTTTGAAATCACTCCATGTTCAACTACATCATCGTTATCCCCAAGCAGCCGGTAGTAAATGGTTTCGCTTAGAATGGCATACTGTAGCAAATATTCATCATCACCGTCCATAGCAGCATCAATCCACTCTTCATCAGGAACACTGTCCATATCACCGAAATACGTCCGCTGATCCGTACTGACGATCTCGCAATCCCGCTTGGCCACGTAATGAGCCGCCGGGTCACCCACGTTTACCCGATAACAATCCATTCTTTCCGACAGCACCTGAAATTCCTGACCAATCTTCTTAGCGTACCAAACGTCCGGCGAAGACGCCCTGATAATCCGAATACGAATGCAGTCCTTACTTATTGCCATTGACACTTACCACCCCTTCACCAAGCTGGCCTAGCTGCAAAGCATCTAGGCTTTGTATCTTTCTCACATGAGCCATTTTTTGCATTTCTTATCTCCCCTTCTTAGGAATAGTACAGTAAAAGCAGAAGACCTATCAGCTTCCTTCACGGCTGATAGGTCTTCCTTTTGTACTGCTATTCTGTTACATACCATTAATTGGTTACTGGCTGCAATATCGCCTTGGCCGGTATGTATCGTTCACCTTCTACTTGGACTCTGAAAACCTGCCACAGCAGCGTACCATCATCACTAAAAATCAGGTATGCCCACCCTTGGGCATTGCTGTACCCGCTTTGCCAGCGTACGATATACTCGTTCGGTTTGTCCTCACTGGCCCCCTCAATCGAAATCTTGTCCCTGGAATCATCAATGCGACTTCCATTCCTTGCCCAGCCTGTATGCTGGCCCCATACCTTGTTGCCCTCACGCCAGAGGGTCATAGAAAATCCGCTGCCCTGCTGCTCATTGGAATACATCCATTCGCTGATGGACGGCTCAGCAAATGCCGCTACGGATTGCAAAACAAGCAGGATGCCAATAAATATTACCTTACATATTTTTGTGCTTTTCAATAGTATACACGCTCCTTATTCGTCTCTTCATAACGGTCAACTCACCATTCCTGACTAAGTGTTTCGAGTAAGCCAATATAAAGCAAAACAAACGCTCAAAATGATAGCCAGCGTAAACGGCAATAACGCTGTTGTCAGCCATATGACCAGACCAATAGGTATCACAATTGCAATAAGAGGAGCCAGTCCCATGATATATCCTGCTATAGCCAGCACAATCGCAATCAAGGTAAAACTCATGCCTGGGACCTCCTGGACTGGATTTTTTCCCTGCTCACAACGGCAATTGCCCCTATAAAAACAAGGCACGCACTGATAAAACCGCAGTAGTATGACCAATCCGCAGGTACAAGCAGCAATCGTTTTACAATTAAGGGGATTGCCCCTAATAAAAGCATGGCAACTCCTCCTATAAACGATAACGGTATTCCCAAAATGGCCCAAACAATTTTCCAAATCAGTTCTTGAGGAAACAAAGCGACATATAACGAGTACGCGCTAACCAACGCGCCACTGAGAAATGTCGCACAAGCTCTTATCCCATTTTTCATTCCGTCCATAAAAGTGAGTTCAGCCTGTACAGTTAGCTTATGCTCTTGAAATACCTTTAAGGCTGGAACGGAATTAAAGCCCAGAAATGGTGCCGCCGTAATATCTGTAGACGAAGTAACTACCCAGTTGCTTCCTAAGCCAAAACCGACTATCGCCAAAATGATAATCATTGCCACATATTTCATTGTCGCCCTACTCCTCCTTTGGGTTCAAACTCTGCATTTCTACCGTTCCTTGTACCACTTTGTTACAAATTATAGCACTTCTTGCATATAAACTGCAAGTCAAAAACAATTATACTGTCGTGCTTGTCCGACTCTCCCTTGTATTATAGAGTAGTAGTTATTAGAGCCCCTCTCCAAGGGCTATATGCTACACTGTAAAGGATGCTGTGGATTGGTTTTATCTCCTACCACCAGATGGTTCAAGAGAGGCTCCAACCGCAGCCCTTTGCAGGTTTGTTAATCAGTTAGATACCGCCAGACGGTTGATGTAGAACAAGGTTACAAGAGCAAAGTGTTCTGTGGGTACAGCATCAAATAATACCGTTGGAGGTCTTGCTATGATTTGTGTCGGGATTGATGTCGCTAAGGATAAACACGACTGCTTCATCATCAGTTCGGAGGGTAAAGTCCTTGCAAATGTGTTCACCATCCAAAACAGCATGGAAGGATTTGGCTACCTGTTGGAAAAAATCCGTGCCTGTTCTTTGCCCCTGGACAAAATAAAGGTAGGGCTTGAGGCTACCGGACACTACAGCTACAACATTCTCGGGTTTCTCCTTGACAATGGTCTGGACACCTATGTCATTAACCCCTTGCACACCAATCTTTACCGGAAAAGCCTCACCCTGCGAAAGACGAAGACTGACCGTGTCGATGCGCGAACAATTGCGGCTATGCTCATGTCTGATGTGGGCCTCAAGCCCTACACAGACACAGCTTACCACAATGAGGAGCTAAAGTCACTCACCAGATACCGGTTCGACAAGGTGAAGGTACGCGCTAAGCTGAAGTCCTCAATTGCCAGGCTGGTATGCATCCTGTTCCCGGAGCTGGAAAAGCTGGTATCGTCACTCCATATGGCCTCTGTTTACGCCTTGCTCGATGAGTTCCCGGGGGCTAAGCAGATTGCAGCGGCACATCTGACGCGGCTCACCCATTTGCTTGCCGAATCCTCCAAAGGCCGTTACGGACGGGACAAAGCCATAGAGATACGTGAAGCCGCCAGGCAATCGATTGGCTCTGTGACGACCGCGAAATCACTGGAACTGCGGCATACCATCCGGCTCATCCGTGAACTCGATGCCGAGATTGCGGAAATTGAACAGGTCATCCAACGCATCATGGACAAGATGCTTTCGCCTATTACCACGATTCCCGGCATTGGCTACAGGATGGGGGCTATGATTCTGTCTGAGGTGGGTGACTTTTCACGCTTTGATTCCCCTGACAAGATTTTGGCCTATGCCGGCCTGTCGCCCTCTACCTACCAATCCGGGCAGCTTAAAAATTGCTATGCCCATATGGAGAAGCGCGGCTCCAGATACCTACGCTATGCCATCTTCAATGCCACAAAATTTGTTTGCCTTTGGGACCCTGTCTTTGCCGCTTACCTCGCCAGGAAACGCGCCGAGGGAAAGCATTACAATGTGGCCATCTCTCATGCTGCCAAGAAGCTGGTCCGGCTCATTTATGCTCTGGAGAAATCCGGCGAGCCTTATCGTCTGGCAGCCTGATTCTCTCTCGATAGCCCGCATGGCGTCCTGTGGACGTCTGTTTTGCTATACCCTTTTTTGAACCATCTGTTTTTTGTCCTCCATCCTCAAATTCGGGCTTGACTTTTAATAGTTAGTCTCTCTATAATGAAAGGTAATGGAGGTGGAGCTTTTTGCCATCAAAATACCTGCCCGAATTCCGGGAAATCGGACGCAAAATTGCCTATTACCGTACGCTAAGAGGGCTTTCGCAGGAAGCTCTGGCCGACAAAGTTGACATCAGCACCAGCTATCTGAGCAAAATAGAGGCCCCCAATTCGACGATGACTTTTTCGCTGGAGGTACTGTTCCAGATTGCCGAAGCACTTAATATCAGCATCGGCGTGTTCTTTCGTCCTATTGACCTGCAAAATACTGATAATAAAATTGAGTAAAAAACGCGGTTACCGGTCTGGTAAACGCGTTTTTTTCATGCTTCAATCGTCCTCTAGATACTCAGTAATCAGTACATCCAGGGCTTGCTGGCAGTAGGGAAGAACAGCACGGGAAAGGCCCTCAGCTAATTCCTGGCTGTGCAAAGCGGCTTGGAGTTTTTGTTCTGTGGGTTCAATCCCCTGCAGCCTCAAGGCTTCTAGCACATCGTCCCGTCCTAGTTTAATAACCAGGATGATCTGCTTGTCCATCTAGCTCACCTCCCCCGTTAGCTGCCACCCAGTAAGCGGCAGAAGCGCTATGGGAAAAATGACAACCACTCCGAAATCATTTCCCAGCAAAATAAGCGCACTCACAAATGAAGTCTGGTCAGCCGCCAGGACTTCCACATATTCGGGCAGGGTCGTTCGAATGGGTTCAGGTAGGTTTCTAACCTCTTCCTCTGTTTCCAGCACCAGCACGTAGCCGCCATAGCCGCTGTCCATATCCCGGTCCTCGCCATAGTCCCTGTCCAAAATAGTTACGGCTTCTTTTACAGCGGCAACCACTTCCTGTGGCAGGTTCAAGTCTTCGCATTCTCTGACATGCGTAATTGTAAGCATTCGTTACACCTTCCTATTAACAAAATCAAATCGCTATCCTCCATTTGGGACCTCTCTTTCTATTTGCCCCAAAATGTAACAAAGACCCATTAGCCTTTGCGTTGGCTAATGGGTCTTTTCCTGCCTCTGAATCGGGGTCAAAGTGTAAAACAATCTGGTCAATGGTTTTGTCCGCATGAATGGTAATTTCCCTGATGACCAGGTGAAGGAGCGTCTTTTTCTGCTCTGGCGACGCGGCCTGCAGCACCCGGTTGAATTGCTCCAGAAACTGCCTGACCGTCGCTACCGTTACTTCCTGGCCCGTATCCTCCTCCATTTCACTGTCAATCTCTGCTCTGCGGGTGCACAGGTTTCTGGCTTCCGCCGCCAGCGTGTCCAGACGAATGGCTAGTGCCTCCCGGTCTAATCCTTCCATCTCGTACACTTCCAGGATGCGGCGCTTTTTCGTTTCAATTTGCGCCAGGTTTTCCTCAATGGCGGCCCGTTCCCCCAGTAATGCGTCGCCGCTGCCCCGCCGCTTTTGGTTCACCGCCTTTACAATGGCGGTCAGCAGTTTTGGCTGGTGCAAGACTAACGGGATACGCTCCAGAACATAGGCTTCGGCATAGTCGGCCCGTACCGAGTTGGCATGACAGACGGTACTGCCCTTGCCCTTGAACTGACCGCAAGAATAATAACGCAGTGCTACTTTACTGCCATCCTTTAAGCGGTAATGGGAACGGCTGATGACCATCGGCGTACCGCATTCAGGACAGCGAATCAGACCTGTCAGAAGATTTTCACTATCATGCACACGGGGCGACGCCTTGGAGCGCTTGGCAAACATCTCTTGCACCTGCTCCCACTGTTCACGGCTGATAATGGCTTCATGCCTGCCTTCTGTTAGAATAGGCTTATCATTTTTACCGCGCCGCCGGGTTTCGCTCCAGCCCTCGTAGCGGTTATAGCGGACCGTACCCGCATAAATTGGATTTTTCAGGATTTCCCTCACGGAATCGGGAGCAAAGAAATTACCTTTCTTAGTCTTCGCGCCCTCCCGGTTGAGTTGCGTGGCAATGGCCCGGAACCCCTTACCCGCAGCGTACAGGTCAAAAATCTTTTTGATAATGACTGCCTCCTCCGGCACAACGACCAGGCGGGTTTTCCGTTTCTTGCCTGTGCCGCCAGAGTCCTCCACGCTGCAATAACCCAAACAGGCCCCGCCGTTGCGAAACCCCATCCGCGCACGCT
Proteins encoded in this window:
- a CDS encoding type II toxin-antitoxin system antitoxin SocA domain-containing protein; translated protein: MKTYCPECDTDREVELLEREVESTIDNLTFKYLAKIPYCKSCGNEVYIAEISDQNLKLANDQYRELAGLIKVAEIEELLETYEIGKKPLASLLGWGEATIIRYLDGFTPRKIYSDQLKELKDPNKMLELFERNKSSLSEVAQRKLFNRISQLIDDFREVEDHGVVRVAKYFLSKIDTEAEEVITPLKLQKIIYYAQAWLLALKDRTFFQEDFQAWVHGPVIPNLYYQYKKHGYSSIPKVENFDDSIFDEDQLSVLEMVKFAYVRYDAKYLEELTHREHPWRDARGECKADEICNRIIEKESIRSYFKEIKDTFNIQNKNDLKNYIANL
- a CDS encoding type II toxin-antitoxin system MqsR family toxin translates to MIYLQRGWTEGEEDVGNFLQKVKDLLTDPNNLSIVQKTGIRDKTREFREKYGINHQMVCDEILRLDVSNYSYTDDDHNKEIGGEFLIFGQFILPPIVDKPVQVYIKLKIRGRVVCMSFHEAEFPLNYPYN
- a CDS encoding DUF1643 domain-containing protein, yielding MLTDKSVVKTEAVFSDDRKHRYLLRKEWDKNKKKAMVLMVSPSYADGMLVDPTTMYVLNNLYRMDFGTAEIVNLFSAVDGRKSMKDEVEQENLEQLLASAARVDAIIIAWGKAGDTSKAVQKRQEYFLEKLGEFADKMQMIGFHPLFPRMRLSWKVERFSVKSVTEFDTNP
- a CDS encoding IS110 family transposase; this encodes MICVGIDVAKDKHDCFIISSEGKVLANVFTIQNSMEGFGYLLEKIRACSLPLDKIKVGLEATGHYSYNILGFLLDNGLDTYVINPLHTNLYRKSLTLRKTKTDRVDARTIAAMLMSDVGLKPYTDTAYHNEELKSLTRYRFDKVKVRAKLKSSIARLVCILFPELEKLVSSLHMASVYALLDEFPGAKQIAAAHLTRLTHLLAESSKGRYGRDKAIEIREAARQSIGSVTTAKSLELRHTIRLIRELDAEIAEIEQVIQRIMDKMLSPITTIPGIGYRMGAMILSEVGDFSRFDSPDKILAYAGLSPSTYQSGQLKNCYAHMEKRGSRYLRYAIFNATKFVCLWDPVFAAYLARKRAEGKHYNVAISHAAKKLVRLIYALEKSGEPYRLAA
- a CDS encoding helix-turn-helix domain-containing protein yields the protein MPSKYLPEFREIGRKIAYYRTLRGLSQEALADKVDISTSYLSKIEAPNSTMTFSLEVLFQIAEALNISIGVFFRPIDLQNTDNKIE
- a CDS encoding recombinase family protein, with the protein product MQAAEKLEKASRVALYVRVSTEEQAEHGYSIEAQLDILRQHCKSNNKEIVAEYVDPGVSGKEMTKRAKLQKLLRDAELGRFDEVMVWKFNRMSRKMYDLMKIVSHLDKHKVSFRSCSENFDTATPMGRFSLHMMGAVGEFERNTIVDNVKLGMKQRARMGFRNGGACLGYCSVEDSGGTGKKRKTRLVVVPEEAVIIKKIFDLYAAGKGFRAIATQLNREGAKTKKGNFFAPDSVREILKNPIYAGTVRYNRYEGWSETRRRGKNDKPILTEGRHEAIISREQWEQVQEMFAKRSKASPRVHDSENLLTGLIRCPECGTPMVISRSHYRLKDGSKVALRYYSCGQFKGKGSTVCHANSVRADYAEAYVLERIPLVLHQPKLLTAIVKAVNQKRRGSGDALLGERAAIEENLAQIETKKRRILEVYEMEGLDREALAIRLDTLAAEARNLCTRRAEIDSEMEEDTGQEVTVATVRQFLEQFNRVLQAASPEQKKTLLHLVIREITIHADKTIDQIVLHFDPDSEAGKDPLANAKANGSLLHFGANRKRGPKWRIAI